The DNA window GGCCGTGACCGGAAGCGTGATCGTGGCGCTGATGACCGCCGCTATACCGATGGAAATGAGAGAGGCCCAGTCGGTCGCATCGGCAGCCGACTGTTCTCCGTAACCGTGGATGAGGACGTCGAAGACGATAACGACGGCCTGGGCCATGAGAGCGACCAGCAGCGTGATCATCACGGACATGAGCTGGATTCCGAAGACCCGCCACCAGGCGCCCTGCACCAGCTTCGCCGACCGCCTCATTGCTCCGAGCACGCTCTGCTTCTCCAGCATCAGCGCCGGTGCGGCGAGGCTGTAGCGAATCCAGAGCCAGGTCGCCACGGCCATGGACACCAGGCCGCCCAGAGCCATGAGCGACATCCCTGCCTGCTCGGCTCCGGCCGCGGCCGCCAGCAGGCCCCAGACGATACCTACGGCGAACACACCCACCAGGAGCATCGGCACCAGGACCAGTAGCCCCGCCATCCGTGCCAGCTGCGGCCTGGCGCTCCGCCATGCCTCCCGGGCGGTGACCGGGCGGCCGAGCACCGCTCGGCTGACGATCACCGTGAGCAGGGCTGCGGCGGTGATGGAGCCGACCAGGCTGAGCAGCCAGGTCACCCCGAGGCTGCCGAGGCCGTTGCCTATGGCGTCGACCAGTTCCTTCGGCGTCTGCGGGGTCTCCCCGTTGAGCGCGTCGAGCTCCTTCGTGCCGCGTGGCCACAACCGCTCGATCACCGTCGCCACGGTCTGCGTGCCCACGGCCACCGTCAGGGAGATGCCGACGACCGAGCGCCAGTGGAGGCGCATCGTGCGGACCGAGCCCTCCACGATCTCCCCGGTCTGCAGCGGGCGCAGCGGGATCACCCCGGGCTGGGGCGCCTGCGGCCGGCCCCCCGCCCACTGGTTCCAGCCCGGCTGCGGTCCCGCACCACCACGGCTTGCCCGGTTCTGTGGGCTCGGTGTACCCGGTGCACCCGCACCCGGCGCCCCCGGCGCTCCCGAGGACGTGTTCGCCCGGGCGCGTGTGCGCTGGCGGGGCGGGCTCGGGGAGGAGGTCGACCAGTCACCCGGTGGCGGCTGTTCCTGTGCCCACTGGGCTCTTTCCTGCGCCTGTGCCTGCCCTTGGGTCTCTGTCTGTGCCTGTGCCTGCTCCGGCTGCTTCTGTTCCTGTGTCGCCTCCTGCGTCGCCGCCGGGTCGCGCTCGTCGGACGGGGAGGATCCGGGCGAGGTCCGGCCCGGAGAGTCAGTCATGTGCGTCTCGCTCCTTCTCAGTGCCCGCCCGTCCGCCGGTTCGGCGGCGAGCGACTTCCGGCAATCGTGTCACGGTGATCCGAGCGGCTCGCGAGCTCGTACGAGGGAGTAATCCCAAGGCGACCTTCAATAGTCGGGGCACGAGCGGCAGACTGGATGGATGGCTGATCAGTTCGCGGCATCCATGGCGTCCGTCGAGCCCGGCTCCGTTCCAGCGCTGAGATGGGAGGAGCCGCCGGAGGGACCCGTGCTCGTGGTCCTGGACCAGCGCCGGTTGCCCGCGGAGGAGGTCGGGCTGGTGTGCACGGACGTGCCGGCGCTGGTCGACGCGGTCCGTGTGCTCGCCGTGCGGGGCGCTCCGCTGCTGGGCATCGCCGGGGCGTACGGGGTGGCGCTGGCCGCCGTCCGCGGCTTCGACGTCGTGGAGGCAGCCGACCTGCTCGCGCACGCACGCCCCACGGCCGTGAACCTCGCCTACGGGGTGCGGCGTGCCCTGGGGGCGTACGAGAAGGCCCTGAAGGACGGTGGCGGGCCCGAGGAGGCCGCCGCGGCCACGCTCGCGGAGGCGCGTGCCCTGCACCGTGAGGACGCGGAGGCGAGTGCGCGGATGGCGGCGCACGGGTTGGCCCTGCTGGAGGAGCTGGTGCCCGGCGGCGGGTTCCGGGTTCTCACGCACTGCAACACCGGTGCCCTGGTCTCCGGGGGCGAGGGCACGGCGCTGGCCGTGGCGGGCGCGGCGCACCGTGTGGGGCGGCTGAGGCGCCTGTGGGTGGACGAGACGCGACCGCTGCTGCAGGGGGCGCGGCTCACCGCGTACGAGGCGGCCCGGGCCGGGATGGCGTACACGCTGCTCGCCGACAATGCGGCGGGGTCGCTGTTCGCCGCGGGCGAGGTGGATGCCGTGCTGATCGGTGCGGACCGGATAGCCGCGGACGGTTCCGTGGCGAACAAGGTGGGCAGCTATCCGCTGGCTGTGCTGGCCCGCTATCACCACGTGCCGTTCCTCGTGGTGGCGCCGGTGACGACCGTGGACCTCGGTACGCAGACGGGTTCGGAGATCGAGGTGGAGCAGCGCCCGGGGCACGAGATCACGGAGTTTACGGTCGTGCCGCCGGGGGCAGGCGCGGAGCCGGGCACGGGGGTGCCGGTGGCTCCCCTGGGGACGCAGGCGTACAACCCTGCGTTCGACGTCACACCACCGGAACTGGTGACTGCCATCGTCACGGAGAACGGAGTCGTCTCGCCGGTGACCCGGGCGGGGCTGGCGGAGCTCTGCGGCAGGTCACAGCGGGGATCCGGGAGTGGGCCGGCCTGATCCGCACGTGTACTGTCCACCCCTGGCGGCGAACGCTGTCGGTGTCCCGGGTCAACGGGACACACCGAAGTGTGTCAGTCGCGCCAGGTGAGCTCCGTCACCCGGCTCTATGGACCGGATGCGAAAATGGGATGATGTCGATATGAAGGGACGCGTCCTTGTCGTCGACGACGACACCGCACTGGCCGAGATGCTCGGCATTGTGCTGCGTGGTGAGGGGTTCGAGCCGTCGTTCGTAGCGGACGGCGACAAGGCACTTGCTGCTTTTCGTGAGGTCAAGCCCGATCTTGTGCTGCTCGATCTGATGCTGCCCGGCCGGGACGGCATCGAGGTCTGCCGGCTCATCCGCGCCGAGTCCGGCGTGCCGATCGTGATGCTGACGGCGAAGAGCGACACGGTCGACGTCGTCGTCGGCCTGGAGTCGGGGGCCGACGACTACATCGTCAAGCCGTTCAAGCCGAAGGAGCTGGTGGCGCGGATCCGCGCCCGTCTGCGCCGCTCCGAGGAGCCCGCGCCGGAGCAGCTGGCGATAGGGGACCTGGTCATCGACGTGGCCGGGCACTCGGTCAAGCGCGACGGGCAGTCGATCGCGCTGACGCCGCTCGAGTTCGACCTGCTGGTCGCGCTCGCCCGCAAGCCGTGGCAGGTCTTCACCCGTGAGGTGCTCCTGGAGCAGGTGTGGGGCTACCGTCACGCGGCCGACACCCGCCTCGTCAACGTGCACGTGCAGCGGCTGCGCTCCAAGGTCGAGAAGGACCCGGAGCGGCCGGAGATCGTGGTGACCGTCCGTGGTGTGGGCTACAAGGCCGGGCCGAGCTGACATGTCGGGCAACGGTGCCGCCCCGGAGCGGGGCGTGGGGCGGCCCGTCGAGACGGCGGGCGGCATATCTTTCTTCCGGCGGCTGTGGCGGGCCGGGCGGATGCTGTCCGACGGCGCGGCCGCAGGGCCGGTCCACCCGGTACTGAGGCTGTACGTGCGCTGGGTGCGCCGTCCGCTGCTGCCCGCGATGCGCCTGTGGCGGCGCAACATCCAGCTGCGGGTCGTCGCGACCACGCTGCTGATGTCGATGGGCGTGGTGCTGCTGCTCGGCGTCGTGGTCATCGGGCAGGTCCGCAACGGCCTGCTGGAAGCCAAGCGGCATGCGTCGCAGAGCCAGGCCGAGGGCGGCTTCAAGGCGGCGCGGGACGCCGCCGACACCGCGGGGGACACCCGCGGGCAGGACGCCCAGTCGGGCAGCCGCGGCGGCACGGATCCCGGGGCCTGGCTGACGGCCCAGGTGCAGCAGCTCTCCAGCGGCGGGCAGGGCGTCTACCACGTGGTGGCGCTCAGCTCCGGCGGCGGCGACCTCGTCTACGGCGACCTGGGGTACAACGACATGACGTCCGCCGGAGCGCGCGGCCCGCGGGCCTCCGGTGACATCGACCCCGAGGCCAGCATCCCCGCCGACCTGCGGAAACAGGTGGATTCCAAGACCGGGGCGCTGTGGAAGTCCGCGTCGGTCAAGCACAACTCCTCGGACGAGGGCGAGCCGGCGCTGGTCGTCGGCAAGCGGATGTACGACCCCAACGGCAAGGCGTACCAGCTGTACTACCTCTTCCCGTACACCCAGGAGGAGAAGTCGCTGAGCCTGGTCAAGGGCACGCTCGCGACGGCCGGGGTGTTCGTGGTCGTGCTGCTCGGGGCCATCGCCTGGCTCGTGGTGCGGCAGATCGTCACGCCCGTGCGGATGGCCGCGAGCATCTCCGAGCGGCTGGCGGCGGGCGTCCTGCAGGAGCGCATGAAGGTCACCGGTGAGGATGACATCGCGCGCCTCGGTGAGGCCTTCAACAAGATGGCGCAGAACCTCCAGGTCAAGATCCAGCAGCTGGAGCAGCTGTCGCGGATGCAGCGCAGGTTCGTCTCGGACGTCTCGCACGAGCTGCGGACGCCGCTGACGACCGTGCGCATGGCCGCCGAGGTCATCCACGAGGCCCGTGAGGACTTCGATCCGGTCACCGCGCGCTCGGCGGAGCTGCTGTACGGGCAGGTCGACCGCTTCGAGTCGCTGCTGGCCGACCTGCTGGAGATCAGCCGGTTCGACGCGGGGGCCGCGGCCCTGGAGGCCGAGCCGATCGATCTGCGGGACGTCGTCAACCGTGTGATCGAAGGGGCGCTGCCGCTCGCGGAGCGCAAGGGCAGCAAGCTGCTGGTGCAGGGCGCCGAGCAGCCGGTGATCGCGGAAGCGGACTCCCGGCGCGTGGAGCGCGTGCTGCGCAACCTGGTCGTCAACGCTGTGGAGCACGGCGAGGGCCGGGACGTGGTCGTGCGGCTGGCTGCGGCCGGCGGCGCGGTCGCGGTGGCCGTCCGCGACTACGGCGTGGGTCTCAAGCCCGGCGAGGCGGTCCGGGTGTTCAACCGCTTCTGGCGGGCCGACCCCGCGCGCGCCCGCACCACGGGCGGTACGGGCCTGGGCCTGTCGATCGCCGTGGAGGACGCGCGGCTGCACGGCGGCTGGCTGCAGGCGTGGGGCGAGCCGGGCGGCGGTTCGCAGTTCCGGCTGACGCTGCCGGGCACGGCCGGCGAGACCCTGCGCGGATCGCCGATCCCGCTGGAGCCGGAGGACTCCCGGCGCAACCGCGGGCTGAGCGAGGCCGGGGTGCCGGTGGCCGTGGCCGGGCGGTCCGGCGGCGTGCCGCCGCAGGGCGCCGGGCTGACGCCCGTACCGCCGCAGAACAAGAACGTGCCCGCCGTGGATCCTGCGGCGCTGCCGGGCAGTGGTGCCCGTGTGGTGCGCCCGGGAAGCCAGGACGGCGGCAAGCCCGCGGCTGGGGCCGCGGGGGAACGTGAGGGGCGGGCGCGTGGGCGCTGAACGCAATCGCCGCAGACGGGCGGGCAGCCCGCGGCGGCGGACCGCGGGGTTCGGCGCGCTCGCCGTCAGCGCCGCGCTGCTGGCCGGGTGCGCCTCGATGCCCGACAGCGGCGAGGTGACGGCGGTCGACTCGTCGCAGCGCGCCGACGCGGACTCGCAGGTGCGCGTCTACGGCGTGCCGCCGCACAAGGGCGAGCGGCCGCAGGAGCTGGTGACGGGCTTCCTGGAGGCCACCACCAGCGACGATCCGGACTACGGCACGGCCCGCATGTACCTGGCCAAGGGCAAGCAGCGGGAGTGGGACCCCTCGTGGGGCACGGTCGTGCTGGCGGAGCCGCCGCAGGTGCAGGTGGAGCACTCCGGCGACCGTGACCGGGACTACACGATCACCCTGATCGGCAAGCAGGTCGCCAGGATCGACGCCAAGCACGCCTACAAGCCGGAAGAGGCTTCGTACAAGGAGCGGATCCACGTCGCGCGCGAGGGCGGCGAGTGGCGCATCGACAGGCTGCCGGCCGGGCTGGTGCTCGGCCTCGCCGACTTCCAGCGGATCTACCGGTCCGTCAACAAGTACTACTTCGCGGAGCTGGGCACGTCCGGCTCCGGCAAGGGCCGGGACGTGCTCGTCGCCGACCCCGTCTACCTGCGCAAGCGCATAGACCCCGTGACGTCCACGGTCAACGCGCTGCTGGACGGGCCGACCAACTGGCTGGACCCGGTCGCCGCGACGGCGTTCCCGACGGGCACCAAGGTCGTGGACCGGCGGCTCTCCGTGGACGACTCCAACGCCCTCAGGATCCGGCTCAACGATAAGGCCGCGGGCACCAACCAGGCGCAGTGCCTGCGCATGGCCGCGCAGCTCCTGTACACCGTCCAGGACCAGTCGGCGAAGGTCGGCCAGGTGGTGCTGCAGCGGGACAACGGCTCGCAGCTGTGCTCGCTGGGACGGGAGGACGCGCGCAAGTACGCGCCCGACCAGGCCGCCGGCCGCGGCGCCGACCAGCAGTACTTCGTGGACGCGCAGCACCGGATGGTGAGCCTGGCCGACGGCGACGAGGAGCCGCGGCGGGTGCCGGGACCCTTCGGAGCCGACGGGGCCGTGCAGCTGAGGTCGGTGGGAGTGGACCGCAGCGAGCACCACGCCGCGGGCGTGGCCGCCAACGGCCAGGCGCTGTACGTCACCCGCCTGGAGACCGGATCGGCGCTGGGCGAGCCCCGGGTGACCGCGCGCGGCGGGGCGAAGGCCGGGCTGACCGCCCCGAGCTGGGACGGGCTCGGCGACCTGTGGGTGGCCGACCAGGACCCGGAGCGGCCGCGGCTGCTGCGGCTGCCCGGCGGCACGGGCACCCCGGAGGAGGTCCAGGTGCCCCGGCTCGACGGGCGCATCACCGGGTTGCGGGTGGCGGCCGACGGCGTGCGGATCGCGCTGCTGGTGACCAAGGACGACCGTACGAGCCTGAAGCTGGGGCGGGTCGAACGGCACGCGGGCTCCGGGCGGCTGAGCCTGTCGGTGCAGGAACTGCGCTCGGTGGCCCCGCGGTTGGAGCAGGTCGACGCGGTGTCGTGGGCCGGCGGGAGCCGGCTGCTGGTCGCGGGGAACGAACAGGGCGGGCTGCAGCAGCTGCAGTACATCGACACGGACGGCTCGCTGTCGAACACCTCCGCACTGCCCGGCATCACGGGAGTGCGGGGCGTAGCGGCCTCGGAGAGCACGGCGAAGGCGCCGGCGCTGGTGGCCGAGCGGGACGGCGGGATCGTACGCCTGCTGCCGGACAGCAACTGGAAGCTGGTGACCAAGGAAGGCTCCGCGCCGGTCTACCCGGGTTAGCCGCCGGGCGCGGTTGCGCAGCGCAGGGTTTTCCACAGGGGTGGCGGGGCGCCGCGGCCGGCGGGACAGTGGATCTGTGCGCGCGTGGTGGCAGGAGATCGCGGGCCTGGTGCTGCCGGGCGAGTGCGCGGGGTGCGGACGGCCGCGGTCCGTGCTGTGCGAAGCGTGCCGGGCGGCGCTGGGCGGAGGCGCGGTGCCGGGCGCGGGTGCGGCGTGGCGCGTCAGGCCGGATCCTGTGCCGGCCGGGCTGCCGCCGGTCCATGCCGCCGCGCGGTACGAGGGCCCGGTGCGCTCGGCCCTGCTCGCGCACAAGGAGCGCGGAGCGCTGGGGCTGGCGGGGCCGCTGGGGGCTGCCCTGGCGGGTGCGGTGCGCGCTGCGGCCAGTTGTCCGGGTGGTGGCCGGTGGGGCGGGGGAGGGGCCCTGGAGGCCGGTGAAAGACCCTTGCTGCTCGTTCCCGTCCCCTCGGCCCGCCGTGCCGTCGCGGCCCGGGGCCACGATGCCGGCCGGCGCCTGGCCCTCGCCGCCGCGCGGGCCCTGCGTGCCGGCGGCCTGCCCGCCCGCGCGGCGCCCGTGTTGCGCCAGTGCAGGGCCGTCGCCGATCAGGCCGGGCTGGGCGCCCGGCAGCGCAGGGCGAATGTGGCCGGTGCACTGGGGGTACGCATGGGAGGAGAGGGACTCTTGATGCGCGAGGGGCCGGTGGTGCTGGTAGACGATCTGATGACCACGGGGGCTTCGCTCGCCGAGGCGGCCCGTGCCGTCTCCCTCGCGGGCGCAGAAGTGCTGGGCGCCGCCGTCGTGGCCGCGTCCGGAGTTCCCCCGCGCGAGGCCGAAAAGAAGCGGAACTGAAGGGCAACGTCATTCGTTGCTGATGGTAACGGCAGGGAAACACCTGAATGGAGGTACGTCCCGGTAGGGGCTACCGACAGGCGTCCGAGCGAGATATGTTCGGTTGTGAGGAATGGCAGGGGCTATGCCTCGCATTTCCGAATGGCGCGCTTCGCTCGCTTTCACGGAAGCTTGAAGTCGATGGGGTGCAGACCTTGCCGATGGGGGAGGAGGAGGTGAAAACCGCCAAGTCGGTGGCTCCGGGTATCCCCGGAGTCTGATGCAAGAGGGATGCGCTCCGCACCTTCGGCGGGGCGATCCGGGAACGGAGTTCTGCGTGGACATCGTCGTCAAAGGCCGCAAGACCGAGGTGCCCGAGCGCTTTCGCAAGCACGTGGCCGAGAAGCTGAAGCTGGACAAGATCCAGAAGCTCGACGGCAAGGTGATCAGCCTCGACGTCGAGGTGTCCAAGGAGCCCAACCCCAGGCAGGCCGACCGCTCCGACCGGGTGGAGATCACGGTGCGTTCCCGTGGACCGGTGATCCGGGCGGAGGCCGCAGCAACCGATCCGTATGTCGCACTGGACCTGGCCACCAGCAAGCTCGAAGCACGACTGCGCAAGCAGAACGACAAGCGCCACACCCGGCGGGGCAACGGCCGCATCCCCGCGAGCGATGTCGCTTCGACCGTCATCGGCGCCGCCGAGCTCACCGACAGCGGTGAACTCGCCGTCGAGCACGCGTCGGACGGGGTGCCGGTCACCCGCATGGGATCCCTGGAGATCCGGGGCGAAGGCCCCCTGGTGGTCCGCGAGAAGACCCACGCCGCAGCGCCCATGACCCTCGACCAGGCGCTGTACGAAATGGAGTTGGTCGGGCACGACTTCTACCTGTTCGTCGACTCCGACAC is part of the Streptomyces roseifaciens genome and encodes:
- the mtnA gene encoding S-methyl-5-thioribose-1-phosphate isomerase; this translates as MADQFAASMASVEPGSVPALRWEEPPEGPVLVVLDQRRLPAEEVGLVCTDVPALVDAVRVLAVRGAPLLGIAGAYGVALAAVRGFDVVEAADLLAHARPTAVNLAYGVRRALGAYEKALKDGGGPEEAAAATLAEARALHREDAEASARMAAHGLALLEELVPGGGFRVLTHCNTGALVSGGEGTALAVAGAAHRVGRLRRLWVDETRPLLQGARLTAYEAARAGMAYTLLADNAAGSLFAAGEVDAVLIGADRIAADGSVANKVGSYPLAVLARYHHVPFLVVAPVTTVDLGTQTGSEIEVEQRPGHEITEFTVVPPGAGAEPGTGVPVAPLGTQAYNPAFDVTPPELVTAIVTENGVVSPVTRAGLAELCGRSQRGSGSGPA
- the mtrA gene encoding two-component system response regulator MtrA; translated protein: MKGRVLVVDDDTALAEMLGIVLRGEGFEPSFVADGDKALAAFREVKPDLVLLDLMLPGRDGIEVCRLIRAESGVPIVMLTAKSDTVDVVVGLESGADDYIVKPFKPKELVARIRARLRRSEEPAPEQLAIGDLVIDVAGHSVKRDGQSIALTPLEFDLLVALARKPWQVFTREVLLEQVWGYRHAADTRLVNVHVQRLRSKVEKDPERPEIVVTVRGVGYKAGPS
- a CDS encoding glycerophosphoryl diester phosphodiesterase membrane domain-containing protein, encoding MIPLRPLQTGEIVEGSVRTMRLHWRSVVGISLTVAVGTQTVATVIERLWPRGTKELDALNGETPQTPKELVDAIGNGLGSLGVTWLLSLVGSITAAALLTVIVSRAVLGRPVTAREAWRSARPQLARMAGLLVLVPMLLVGVFAVGIVWGLLAAAAGAEQAGMSLMALGGLVSMAVATWLWIRYSLAAPALMLEKQSVLGAMRRSAKLVQGAWWRVFGIQLMSVMITLLVALMAQAVVIVFDVLIHGYGEQSAADATDWASLISIGIAAVISATITLPVTAGMTALLYMDQRIRRESLDIELARAAGE
- the hpf gene encoding ribosome hibernation-promoting factor, HPF/YfiA family, which produces MDIVVKGRKTEVPERFRKHVAEKLKLDKIQKLDGKVISLDVEVSKEPNPRQADRSDRVEITVRSRGPVIRAEAAATDPYVALDLATSKLEARLRKQNDKRHTRRGNGRIPASDVASTVIGAAELTDSGELAVEHASDGVPVTRMGSLEIRGEGPLVVREKTHAAAPMTLDQALYEMELVGHDFYLFVDSDTKQPSVVYRRHAYDYGVIHLNADPLFEGEPGGAGGELGG
- the mtrB gene encoding MtrAB system histidine kinase MtrB encodes the protein MSGNGAAPERGVGRPVETAGGISFFRRLWRAGRMLSDGAAAGPVHPVLRLYVRWVRRPLLPAMRLWRRNIQLRVVATTLLMSMGVVLLLGVVVIGQVRNGLLEAKRHASQSQAEGGFKAARDAADTAGDTRGQDAQSGSRGGTDPGAWLTAQVQQLSSGGQGVYHVVALSSGGGDLVYGDLGYNDMTSAGARGPRASGDIDPEASIPADLRKQVDSKTGALWKSASVKHNSSDEGEPALVVGKRMYDPNGKAYQLYYLFPYTQEEKSLSLVKGTLATAGVFVVVLLGAIAWLVVRQIVTPVRMAASISERLAAGVLQERMKVTGEDDIARLGEAFNKMAQNLQVKIQQLEQLSRMQRRFVSDVSHELRTPLTTVRMAAEVIHEAREDFDPVTARSAELLYGQVDRFESLLADLLEISRFDAGAAALEAEPIDLRDVVNRVIEGALPLAERKGSKLLVQGAEQPVIAEADSRRVERVLRNLVVNAVEHGEGRDVVVRLAAAGGAVAVAVRDYGVGLKPGEAVRVFNRFWRADPARARTTGGTGLGLSIAVEDARLHGGWLQAWGEPGGGSQFRLTLPGTAGETLRGSPIPLEPEDSRRNRGLSEAGVPVAVAGRSGGVPPQGAGLTPVPPQNKNVPAVDPAALPGSGARVVRPGSQDGGKPAAGAAGEREGRARGR
- a CDS encoding LpqB family beta-propeller domain-containing protein; this encodes MGAERNRRRRAGSPRRRTAGFGALAVSAALLAGCASMPDSGEVTAVDSSQRADADSQVRVYGVPPHKGERPQELVTGFLEATTSDDPDYGTARMYLAKGKQREWDPSWGTVVLAEPPQVQVEHSGDRDRDYTITLIGKQVARIDAKHAYKPEEASYKERIHVAREGGEWRIDRLPAGLVLGLADFQRIYRSVNKYYFAELGTSGSGKGRDVLVADPVYLRKRIDPVTSTVNALLDGPTNWLDPVAATAFPTGTKVVDRRLSVDDSNALRIRLNDKAAGTNQAQCLRMAAQLLYTVQDQSAKVGQVVLQRDNGSQLCSLGREDARKYAPDQAAGRGADQQYFVDAQHRMVSLADGDEEPRRVPGPFGADGAVQLRSVGVDRSEHHAAGVAANGQALYVTRLETGSALGEPRVTARGGAKAGLTAPSWDGLGDLWVADQDPERPRLLRLPGGTGTPEEVQVPRLDGRITGLRVAADGVRIALLVTKDDRTSLKLGRVERHAGSGRLSLSVQELRSVAPRLEQVDAVSWAGGSRLLVAGNEQGGLQQLQYIDTDGSLSNTSALPGITGVRGVAASESTAKAPALVAERDGGIVRLLPDSNWKLVTKEGSAPVYPG
- a CDS encoding ComF family protein, which codes for MRAWWQEIAGLVLPGECAGCGRPRSVLCEACRAALGGGAVPGAGAAWRVRPDPVPAGLPPVHAAARYEGPVRSALLAHKERGALGLAGPLGAALAGAVRAAASCPGGGRWGGGGALEAGERPLLLVPVPSARRAVAARGHDAGRRLALAAARALRAGGLPARAAPVLRQCRAVADQAGLGARQRRANVAGALGVRMGGEGLLMREGPVVLVDDLMTTGASLAEAARAVSLAGAEVLGAAVVAASGVPPREAEKKRN